The stretch of DNA TGCTCCAAGATGTCGCATACCTTTTTCTGctgattcaggcatagcaagatcaccacatgcctcACTTTGATCAACATTCGAGTAACGCTAATCACCTCATGGCCtattctgatcaaaatttgagccgctcttttcgggttttcaactcaaatcccctttggtctaaggcgccctttgtgggttttcaccttagctTCTCCGTTTTTActctttccatttttatttttttcatttttatttttctatttttttcatttcattttcattttttacgactcaaagtgccctttgcgggtttttactTTGGTCCTTTCTCCTTTTTTAAGCTATGTATTTCTTGtctgaatctgagtttacagaATTAGGCAAGTTTTATACTatccatctcactcaagatcagtgCTCCTCTAGAaaaaggtcttctttacaacataagcaccttcccaatttggcactcatttttctctaaaatctttttgtagatgaaggatctttttcaataccaggtcTCCCTTTGTGGAATTATCTAGGATGAAccttttttgttgtaagctcgcatcatctgtttttggtacatctgaccgtgacgaatagcttttagccttCTTCCTTCAATTAGGTTCCTACTTCAGCTTAGCCAATACCTGGAGAGAAAGAATTTTAACTTCAATGAAAAAAACTGTGATAAACTAAGAGAAGGCATAGCCCCAGTagagggtttttttttgtttttattcttctttttttgttctttttccctttcttttctttttttatgaaaGAAATGCACTCATAAGATTAGGCAAGTCCTGGTCATCCCTTTCGATCAGAATCAATGTTATTCCAGATAAggttttccacataaaattttcCACTTTCATTTTGTATGCAAAAGATCTTCTTTGATATCAGGTTTCTCTCACAGAGTCTTTTTGGGACGAAATTTAACTAtgacaaaaaaattttgaatctttctcttcaattaggatgaaatccaataaaaacaCGGAGAAATGACAACTTGATTTAAACGGGCAAAACTATGATAAGCTAGAGAAGAATGCATTGCCTCGACAAAGAATTCTAACTGCATCGTTcatgatgttaatcttgaacatactATAAATTTTTGGCATCGTGCTGTTGCTCAGATTACAATGTCAAtgcttaacccgggcatatcctggtatgaccatgtgaagaaatctttgaactcttgaggtgactcaacaaggtcttgctttGTTTCTTCGGTTATGCATGTTCCCTCAAGGTCACAATCTCCATTGTCTCCTTATGaggtaattttttcttttcctgctttaccatcctcaacaagtccgaaGATAGGCCATGATCTATGTCATCTTcgaagtcatgagatccctctaaacacatgtctcgctcaaaaggagattctaaatCTGTAGCAGCATCACTCGTggcattgatatctagggacatattataggtacaaaagaatatacaaagcatatataaaattatgaatagTTATTtgtacagtatgattatgaataaatgatttagatgaaaatccaaaagaatgaaagaatctagAATTAttcgtaaaaataaaaatattggctCACAATAATCACAAAgatatatttcattaaaataataacgttcagacatgagcctatttcacaaaggtgttcttatcacttctaggctaaaagcaataagagtgttctgaacattactctgagtaaACTCTAAATACTATAGAGATTTCTTCTGTAGTCCGATTACTTAGAACACTCCTAAGTTTATAATGGCAAATCTCTAATAAGGACCCTTTTAATTGTGTCTTCAATTGATGTGAAAATTTCCCACCATTGCATTCATtccattatcaatcatgattgggtaatggattttCTTCACTGAATgaatcatcaaattttacaacgcCTATATTAATGAGTCTTTCAACTATCTTTTTGAATGCAGTGCAATTTTCTATCGAATGCCTCACaattcctgcatggtattcacactgAGCATTTGCATTATACCATTTAGAAAATGGGGGCAACACTGGTTTTAAATAGAAGAGGGACACCACATGTGCATTAAATAAGCTTTGATATAGCTCGCTATATGACATCAGTATAGGCGTGAACTGAGGCCCTTCTGTATTTGTCTTCGTGTAAGATCCTCGCTTTAAAGGGTTTTGATAGCTAGTAGTAACCGTCTTTGGCTTGCTTGCTGTAACCGAATTTGAATAACCCTTGTTATACCCACTCGCATTATTCAcctcatttttccttttccttggagcctttaaagtattgatttgGGAGTTCTACTCTCGCCCTTTTCGTTTGTAACGAtattcaaattgttttggaaactCCACCCTCGCCTGTTCTATTTCTGCTATATCATCAAGGACAATAGGATTAGTTAAATTGTCCCTCAGGTTGTCAGTCTAGAAATTCGCCCGTGTCGAGGTGCTGGTCTGATATTGGGGTCGGATGTTAACAATTACCCTTTGTGGATATGCATTTGGTTGTGCTTGGATATTTGTTAGGGTGAAGCCTGGAGGATATATAGGGTCCTCATTATCATCCCAAAAGTGGACCACTAGGCTCTTTCCTCTTCCTAACCCTCTAGCCAATAACTGAGTTAACTGGCACATCATATTTCTTTGGAATTCTAACAGCTGATCCCTCATAtcttgttgaaatttggtcaattgctcCTATATCTATATTTGTATTTGCTCTAATTTCTCTAACCTTTGGTTCATTTCTCTAGTCTTTGCTTGAGTACCGTAACGATGTTTGGTTGGTGGGTTTTTCAGATTAACTgtaataattttaatcaattaagaTCTTTTGGTGGTCTTTAATgtatatgatgtaatgtaatgcaaatgcatgagatGGATGTAAAAAGGCGTCAATTCTAATTTCAATTACTTTCagaaaactttattagaaaataaatctctttacatagAATAAGCTACAAATAAGGTTTTGTCATAATACTCAAGGCCTTAATCTTTTTAAGTAACGAGGCAAATTTTTGTCCCCGATCTGACTCCAATTCATACTTCACGCTCAATGTGTCGGCCTGTACTGCCAAAGTTTGTAGGTGATCTACTACTTCTTGAATCTGAACCATAGTTTTTCCTATAATATGATCCCTATTTCTAACATGATTCTGAAAGTAGTGAAGTTGCTCCTTCTGATGACTTTTTTTTGCCCTTAAATGCTCAATTTGGACCTCACAATTTCGCAATGTTGTTTTCAACTCCTCTATTCTGTTCTTCATCTCTTCAATCTTACTTAGACTTGTCTTTAGCTCTACTACAGAATTTCGACTTCTATGTTGACGAAGAGACCTTTTTAACTCAACCACTTTGTCTTTTTGTTTGCCATTTTCCTTTTGGCTCtctgacaaactcttttctaatGCTTCATTTTGTGTTTGAACCTCTTGAAATTTTCTTTCCCACCAGTCTGACTTGTTTCTTTCTTCTCGAATCTCTTCACGCCACTGCTCTAAAATTTTTCCAAGCCCGGCAGTTCTCATTGACAGACGCAGCTTCTTATAATTTGTCTTCAAGCTATCTAGCTCTTCTTCAGCTTTATTCTTCCCCTTCCTTAGTTTATCAGCCTCGAACTTCTGAACATCCACGTCCAGTCTCAAATTCATTTTTTCCTTCTCCATTTgctctattttttttctaattctgcATTTATTCTTTCAAAGTCCTGCCTTATAATTTCCAGCTCAAAAGGGACGACTCATAAGTGTTCCCCTACCGACTGACTATTTTTTGAACTTGGACCAAGAATGTTATCTTAATCCTCTTAACCCACCACTCGCTATACTCGGAAGTTGTCATCAGACCCACAGCCATCCCCTTCATTCGGTGAGTCTGATTCCATGTATTGGCCATCTCACGAGCTTTCTTTTTATAACCTTCACCCCCATACGAGAATTCACACTCGGCTAGTCCCTGAGTTACGGGCACAAACTGCCTTGACCTGTATTGCCTTAGCACTAGCAATGGGGCATAACCAACAGCTCCCCAAAATTCAAGcaaaggaacccaatcaaaatcCTCACACTGATATAGGATCTCACCTGAAAGCAACCACGGAGCTCTCCACTCGATATCCTCCTCTTGCAAATTCTGAAAAATTGCCATCCATTTCTCTTTCGATATGTCATCCCTCCTTGGTGTAATCACTATCTCCTTCAATGGTGAGTAACTTTCAGAAAAAACCCGATACGAAACTTTatcaaccttccaaaagtgaATGTGGAACCATGCAAGTAGGAGCTacgcacatccaataaatctacccTCTCCTGCTCTCCGACATGCATTAAATGACCTAAAAGTTTCTGCCAAAATTACCGAGACTGGTGAAACTCTCTTATCAAGGCGATCAAATAAGTCAGTGACTGCCTCGTCAACATGTCCCAAAGTCTTAGGGAACACAACCAAACcatatatacttaaagcaaaaACATCTACATTCTTCCTCGCATCTAGGTACGCTAAAGTgaggtccttcaaatttttccaaggaatgcacctgctatcccccttttgcttgatccgagctgtaacccactgctcactcatccccgtTATATTCATCAGCTTCCTCAATAAGGTCAGTAAATTTACCGATTTCGAGTAGATTCTGTCTACTTGAATCATCGAACACCAAAGTAAAGCCACGTATTCTTATATTGTAGGTACCAAATCGACCTTTCCGAACGTGAAGCAACTGTAGGCTAGATTCCAAAATTGGGCAAGAACTCGAAACAGACGCTTGTCTACCTTCATATCAAGtaaataaggcaaatccccataatttGAATAGAATAACTATCTAACCTCATTATTCCACTGATCCCAAATCTCCTTCAGCTCCTGCAAGTTATTCTGGGCTACTCTAACATGGGTGAAGTCTCATAATTCTGATACGTATCCCTCGGCCAAACTACCACCTTTTTCGCTCTGTGTCATCTCAGCCCAAGCTCGGATagccgcattgtcctccactctatcaagaaacccatttcccaTGAAAAACTCTCTATCGAGCAACTGAATACGAACCAACGCCTTTATAATGAAATGCCATGTAATTGTAATGCCATGCAATCAGAGtaaaacacaaaaagtcagtatCAATTAAATATAATACGACTAAGAAATAGTAAAAACTCTTAATTGGGTGTCTACTGATACGAGCCAATGAGGTGGCACTCAAAGGGTTGTCTTTcttagtggtccaatcactcgaagcaaggcacgacaattaaaatcaaatatgaatgcttttgtccaagactttgttgctacaaatataattcatcatgttcgtgacattgacaaatacgggaatgcaattcactggaccaatcttggaatagtgaaagcccataaattggtggattaatcttttatttatcttattattattatttacttaattctcattggttgggacacatcatttatgagttaagtaattttattggttaggttattatttatttattttcttagataattttaaagagttttattaggattcaattactctttaaagagtttttattaggattcaattactcttgaaagagttttattaggattcaattactcttgtaatttgcctataaataggcttgttttctacacattggAGGCAAACAATAAAaaagagagtatttgttttcttccaaatttgtgtgaggcaaattttttagagtagagtgattcttctcttgctatttagtttggagtttgttactttcgagggtatttcagagttacaaatattcaaatttctgtcccgttcatcggtgtttctagaggttcttcttctaggggtttcatagggagccgctcaatcattggcgtttttggttacaagttaaccaagggttccatagggcaaatctatcctttttattatttttattattatttaactaattttatttattctcgttttatttctaatttgtgttttcttgtgtctagatccgggtttccgcatcagttggtatcagtttcAGGCCATTCGGTGTTATTTTCGAAGCTAAAATCAAATCCGAAACGAGTCAACATACCAAAAACACTTTTCATCAGTTTCTTCGATTctcttttttttgtgaagtttgtgtttattctcctcttattctttaaaaaaatagaaaaaaagcaAAAAGCGCAAAAAAGAGTAAAAAACGCAAAAAAGAGCAAAAAACGCAAAAAAAGGTTACCTACCTTTCATacgtaggtttcttcttttcctattattgttattatttttatttttatttttcccaaaattgaatttttttttctttcccttcttttcttgactcaagtataatttaagcttcaattttttgaaaatcttaGGATACAAAACGTTTCCgatttttgttttcctttaaattgggtagagttttcttaagttttcttcttattaaagcttttctttgactctagagttagggatcgttgcaggtctacgtttttttttgtttctcttacgttttctaacactttgtttcttcttgtgttagcAGATATTAAATGCACGCACAATTCCTTCATCCGTGTAGCCTTCACTACAAATTGTCTCGTCAAGTTTATTGGCCTCTTAGAGCAATTAGGGtcttcattgtttctttgaagtTTTCACCTTCgttatttgatcttgattagtaaccctctccaaacatatttacaatttttgaatcattcagagagttattcgtttgagagctaacgagtgaggttattattatttttctttcttgttcttgtttgtgtgatctttcacagataccatgctgatcactagatcccaaactagtaaaaataaagaggatgagcaaaaaagagagaacgatactttggtcgagttgttacaaaaagagatgaaaaagttgcaaactcaATTCGAACATCGCATGACCCAGATGATACAAGAGCAAAGAGAGTATCTTGATGTaaaacttacaactcaagagagatacattgccgaaaattacaagaagttgaacgaaGCCTTTATAAGCCGATCAAATTCGCGCGATCGAACTTTTAAATGAAGGGAGGACCATGTTTTTGATGATGACTTTAAGTCTGAGTATGTACCTAGAGAAAGGGTGGAACGAAACAATGAcacccccaaaccaaaatttccttctttctcaggAAAGAATGATCCTGATGCTTACCTTGATTGAGAGGAAAAAATGGAAGCAGtctttgcttgttacaattactctgatgagaaaaaggtaacatacgctgtcgctgagttcattaattatgcactaacatggtggaatcaattatgtaaaagcaggattctttatagagagcAACCTGTTACTACTTGGGTTGAAATGAAGCGCATCTTACGAAAATGGTTTGTTCCACCAAACTATTATCGAGAACTCTATCAAAGACTCCAACATCTTGTTCAAGGAGATAGATCTGTGGATGGCTACTACAAAAAGATAGAGACCATTCAGATTAGAGCCAATcttgttgaagaggctgaggtaactatggctagattccttgccggcctaaagcctgagattgcaaatcgagttgagttacaaCACTACATGGATGTTGAAGAGATGCTTCAAACCGCACTCACCATTGAAAAGTAATTACGAAAGAAAGGGATACCGATGGGTGCTAGTTCAGTTTCTAATCCTGCTTGGAGAGAAAATTGGCAAAAATAAGATGATAGATTGTGGAATGAGAGAGATGCACGGTTCAAGCCAAATGAGCCTAGAACTTACTCCAAAGATAGAGGtatgcctaattcatttaaaggttCTACTTCTACTAATCAAGCTCCaccttcttcttctacttctcctagtgccattaagcagccaaaagatattacctgcttcaaatgccaaagaaggggtcactatgctcgagaatgccctaataaaaagtcattggtgattcgagaagatggcgaggttgattttgagtctaataacgaagatgagatgcctcctttggaagatgctgatgatgtgcatactcatgatgagtatgaaaaatacttggagtatggtgagaaagcacttgttgctcgaagggctttaaatgtccagtttaaagaggaagggcacgaacaaagagataacattttccacacgagatgtttgattggtggacaacctagttcattgatcatcgatagtggaagttgcaccaatgtggtgagttcttcccttgttgagaaacttggcctaccttgtgtgaagcatccaaggccataccgcttgcaatggctgaatgatagtagggaggtaaaagtatctaaacaatgcttagtttcattttccattggtagatactctgataaagttttgtgtgatgttgttccaatgcaagctaggcacatattacttggacggccatggcagtttgatcgacgagtaaatcatgatggtttccttaaccaatatacctttgtgttccttggaaagaagtttactttggctccacttcctcctcaataagtctacaatgatcaactcaaacttgctagtgagatgggtaagggaagtgaggtaaaatcattgaaaaaggctGAGAGTAAAGAGGCTATTAGTGTTAAAGCCAACTTAAAGACCCAACATTGGTGagtgattgcacacacaagtcatgagatgagaaagtgagtttattcgctaggtttcgagatatcaaatttgctcattgtacaaaacaaacatttgtaattattaggtttagggaaaactttgttttgactaaccctaatacacattttcctagttgttttgttgaccttttgcaggattttgaggatgtatttccttctaagagaaagaataaacttgatgcacgaggagatggaccattccaagtactcgagaaaataaatgacaatgaTTATCGTATTGATCTTCCTGGTGAGTATAGTGTTAGTGTTACTTTCAATGTTTTtgatctttctccttttgaatttgatgtaggttcagatttgaggacgaatcttcttaaagagggggagaatgatacgagccaaggaggtgacactcaaagggttgtctttcctagtggtccaatcactcgaagcaaggcacgacaattaaaatcaaatatgaatgcttttgtccaagactttgttgctacaaatttaattcatcatgttcatgacattgacaaatacgagaatgcaattcactggaccaatcttggaatagtgaaagcccataaattggtggattaatcttttatgtatcttattattatttacttaattctcattggttgggacacatcatttatgagttaagtaattttattggttaggttattatttatttattttcttagataattttaaagagttttattaggattcaattactctttaaagagtttttattaggattcaattactcttgaaagagttttattaggattcaattactcttgtaatttgcctataaataggcttgttttctacacattggAGGTAGACAATAAAaaagagagtatttgttttcttccaaatttgtgtgaggcaaatttttgagagtagagtgattcttctatTGCTATTTAGTTTGGGGTTTGTTACTTTCaagggtatttcggagttacaaatattcaaatttctttcccgttcatcggtgtttctagaggttcttcttctaggggtttcgtagggagccgctcaatcattggcgtttttggttacaagttaaccaagggttccatagggcaaatctatcctttttattatttttattattatttaactaattttatttattctcgttttatttctaatttgtgttttcTTGTGTCTAGATCTGGGTTTCCGCATCATCTACTGAGGTTAAGAGTAATTCTACCTACGGTGAGTtcttaaggttcactatatgaggttCTGGCTTCTAGagcaagggtacccgaaccagcagattcctcgatccttacccattataagctcatatagaccgagttcggttcagggga from Gossypium hirsutum isolate 1008001.06 chromosome D04, Gossypium_hirsutum_v2.1, whole genome shotgun sequence encodes:
- the LOC121216072 gene encoding restin homolog, coding for MEKEKMNLRLDVDVQKFEADKLRKGKNKAEEELDSLKTNYKKLRLSMRTAGLGKILEQWREEIREERNKSDWWERKFQEVQTQNEALEKSLSESQKENGKQKDKVVELKRSLRQHRSRNSVVELKTSLSKIEEMKNRIEELKTTLRNCEVQIEHLRAKKSHQKEQLHYFQNHVRNRDHIIGKTMVQIQEVVDHLQTLAVQADTLSVKYELESDRGQKFASLLKKIKALSIMTKPYL